The following are encoded in a window of Paenibacillus polymyxa genomic DNA:
- a CDS encoding HU family DNA-binding protein: MNKTDLINNISSKSGLSKRDVEAVLNGVLGEITDALASGDKVQLIGFGTFETRKRSSRTGRNPQTGNTIEIPESTVPAFKAGNKLKEAVN; encoded by the coding sequence ATGAACAAGACAGATCTGATCAACAATATTTCCAGCAAAAGCGGTTTGAGCAAACGTGACGTTGAAGCTGTATTGAATGGCGTTCTTGGTGAAATTACAGATGCACTTGCTAGCGGTGACAAAGTGCAACTGATCGGCTTTGGTACTTTCGAAACACGCAAGCGTTCCAGCCGTACAGGCCGCAATCCACAAACCGGTAACACGATTGAAATTCCAGAATCGACCGTTCCTGCTTTTAAAGCCGGTAATAAGCTTAAAGAAGCCGTTAACTAA
- the spoVT gene encoding stage V sporulation protein T: protein MKATGIVRRIDDLGRVVIPKEIRRTLRIREGDPLEIFVDRDGEVILKKYSPIGELGDFAKEYAESLFESTGHITMITDRDTIITVAGGSKKDFLDKPIGSIIEGSMDNRKTVLETASGSYELTRDHEETLSSFVAAPIVSGGDPIGSVVLLNKDENVKMSEMEVKMAETAAGFLGKQMEQ from the coding sequence ATGAAAGCTACTGGTATAGTTCGCCGTATTGATGACCTTGGGCGGGTAGTTATTCCAAAGGAAATTCGCCGCACCTTGAGAATTCGTGAAGGAGATCCGCTTGAGATTTTTGTGGATCGTGACGGAGAAGTCATTTTGAAAAAGTATTCACCTATTGGTGAACTTGGTGATTTCGCCAAAGAATATGCTGAGTCCCTGTTTGAAAGCACGGGCCATATTACAATGATTACCGATCGGGACACCATTATTACGGTGGCTGGAGGCTCCAAAAAAGATTTTCTGGACAAGCCAATCGGTAGCATTATCGAAGGTAGTATGGATAATCGCAAAACTGTGCTGGAGACAGCCAGCGGCTCTTATGAGCTAACGCGAGACCACGAAGAAACACTCTCGTCCTTTGTGGCGGCTCCCATTGTTTCCGGTGGTGATCCCATTGGTTCCGTTGTATTGTTGAACAAGGACGAAAATGTAAAAATGTCCGAAATGGAAGTCAAAATGGCTGAAACAGCCGCTGGCTTCCTGGGCAAACAAATGGAACAGTAA
- the mazG gene encoding nucleoside triphosphate pyrophosphohydrolase, with the protein MSVTLTVVGLGSGDPDQLTIGILNKMRGASALYLRTKEHPAVQVLNEFEVAFESFDKVYETKDSFPEVYEEITSQLITTAAKAADGSEIVYAVPGHPMVAEAAVQLLKERCPAQGIDLNILGGESFLDEAFVRLGFDPIEGFQLLDAGTLDASWLQPQLHTLIGQVYDTFTASDVKLCLMERYPDDYEVYVGHALGVEGEEAVHKVPLYELDRVEGYGNLSLVYIPRSEDEALKRRSFDRLHEIVDILRSPEGCPWDREQTHQSIRKNLIEETYEVIETIDEDDPEHMKEELGDLLLQILLHAQMEEEVGTFNVYDVIQGLNDKLIFRHPHVFGDNQANDAEEALQNWEQMKAEEKRLKGTTAAYPSVLDGVPRDLPALMKSYKLQKKAAKVGFNWDSIEGVFDKLDEEVAELKEAVREGHAVEAQLLELGDVLFVAVNAARFMGVDPEEALSATNRKFVDRFQYIEQKLREQGRRPEESSVDEMETYWQEAKKLLGKA; encoded by the coding sequence ATGAGCGTAACATTAACGGTCGTAGGTCTGGGCTCGGGAGATCCGGATCAGCTTACGATAGGGATATTGAACAAAATGCGGGGCGCTTCAGCGCTCTATCTGCGGACCAAGGAGCATCCTGCGGTTCAAGTGCTGAATGAGTTTGAAGTGGCTTTTGAGTCGTTTGACAAGGTATATGAGACAAAGGATTCCTTTCCAGAGGTATACGAGGAAATTACCAGCCAATTAATTACAACGGCTGCTAAGGCGGCAGACGGAAGCGAAATCGTCTATGCGGTTCCCGGTCACCCGATGGTGGCAGAAGCAGCGGTGCAGTTGCTTAAGGAGCGTTGTCCTGCGCAAGGGATTGATCTGAACATTCTGGGCGGCGAAAGTTTCCTGGATGAAGCTTTTGTGCGTCTTGGTTTTGATCCGATTGAGGGTTTCCAGCTGTTGGACGCAGGTACACTGGATGCCAGCTGGCTCCAGCCTCAGCTGCATACGCTGATCGGACAGGTGTATGACACCTTCACGGCATCTGATGTAAAGCTGTGCCTGATGGAGCGATATCCTGACGATTATGAGGTGTATGTCGGTCACGCTCTTGGGGTGGAAGGTGAGGAAGCGGTGCACAAGGTGCCGCTGTACGAGCTGGATCGAGTAGAGGGCTACGGGAACCTATCCTTGGTATACATACCTCGCAGTGAAGATGAGGCACTGAAACGGCGTTCTTTTGACCGTCTACACGAGATTGTCGATATTTTACGCAGCCCGGAGGGCTGTCCATGGGATCGTGAACAGACACATCAGTCGATTCGCAAAAATCTGATCGAAGAAACGTATGAAGTCATCGAAACGATAGATGAGGACGACCCTGAGCATATGAAGGAAGAACTAGGCGATCTGTTGTTGCAAATTTTGCTGCATGCCCAAATGGAAGAGGAAGTCGGAACCTTTAATGTGTATGATGTTATCCAGGGGCTGAATGATAAGCTTATTTTCCGTCATCCACATGTATTTGGTGACAATCAAGCGAATGATGCGGAAGAGGCGCTGCAAAACTGGGAGCAGATGAAGGCTGAGGAAAAACGGCTTAAAGGCACGACGGCAGCATACCCTTCCGTACTGGATGGGGTTCCACGTGATCTGCCTGCTCTTATGAAATCGTACAAGCTCCAGAAGAAAGCAGCTAAAGTAGGCTTTAACTGGGATAGCATTGAGGGCGTATTTGATAAATTAGACGAAGAAGTGGCTGAGTTGAAGGAAGCGGTTCGTGAAGGGCATGCCGTGGAAGCCCAGTTGCTGGAGTTAGGCGATGTGTTATTTGTTGCCGTGAATGCAGCCCGGTTCATGGGAGTAGATCCAGAAGAGGCATTGTCCGCCACCAATCGCAAATTTGTCGACCGTTTCCAGTATATTGAGCAGAAATTACGCGAGCAGGGGCGTCGTCCCGAAGAAAGCAGCGTAGATGAAATGGAGACTTACTGGCAGGAAGCCAAAAAGCTCCTTGGCAAAGCGTGA
- the yabP gene encoding sporulation protein YabP: MIEQGKSKHHDLRMQSRKQLDISGVSNVESFDSEEFLLQTELGHLTIRGQHLHIKNLSLEEGLLSIEGLITSLVYLEPGAPAKNGKSLFGKIFK, from the coding sequence ATGATTGAACAAGGGAAGTCCAAGCACCATGATCTGCGCATGCAAAGCCGCAAGCAACTCGATATTTCAGGCGTCAGCAATGTGGAGAGCTTTGACAGTGAAGAATTTTTGCTTCAGACCGAGCTGGGCCATCTCACCATTCGCGGACAACATTTACATATCAAAAACCTCAGTCTAGAAGAGGGGCTGTTGTCCATTGAAGGTCTGATTACTTCCCTCGTCTACCTGGAGCCCGGGGCCCCGGCCAAAAACGGAAAAAGCCTATTCGGCAAGATCTTCAAATGA
- a CDS encoding putative polysaccharide biosynthesis protein — MQENRAASRLLRGAVILTLAAVASKLIGTLQKIPLQNIGGDGVFGIYNTVYPFYTLFITIAAAGFPAAISKFVAEFEAVGNRAAGQRVARLSSLVLGVFGLILGVLMYTCAPLIGQWIDNAHVIPSVRAAAFAFLFVPVMAGLRGYFQGLQNMLPTAISQVTEQAIRVSVMIMLLLLMLSQGAGADMIAAGAVFGSAAGGAAGLVVMLLYWRNHRKRPRRQGTDMATVQAQTGELHPAESNGALLKALLRYALPVCLGALAVPLISLVDTFTVPRLLKQEGLDDTAVMVAFGVYNRGLPLVQLVMMFATTLSALFIPSLAEARVTGGTELARRQCEQSLRWFWLLGLAAATGLIVLAVPVNVMLYADDTGSGVMRWMALTAVGGTLSIISAALLQGLGAVRAPALAMLAAAVAKALLNWLLVPQLGTAGAAIAGAVAYLLAAVINIVLLARLVGLRGSWSASVLKPAALLIALAGAAGAAMWGTSAVLGALGWAAGGRATAAAESLLGVAAGAVVFVIGLARLRLITEAELVAVPKLGRPLAAVLRRLRVLT; from the coding sequence ATGCAGGAAAATCGCGCCGCTTCGCGGCTGCTACGGGGTGCTGTCATTTTGACACTGGCAGCAGTAGCGAGCAAGCTGATCGGCACATTGCAAAAAATCCCGCTGCAGAATATCGGCGGCGACGGCGTGTTTGGCATTTATAATACGGTTTATCCTTTTTATACGCTATTCATTACCATTGCAGCTGCTGGATTTCCGGCAGCCATATCCAAATTTGTAGCTGAGTTTGAGGCAGTGGGAAACCGGGCAGCGGGGCAACGTGTTGCTCGGCTATCTTCGCTTGTCTTGGGTGTCTTTGGATTGATCCTGGGCGTGCTGATGTATACGTGTGCGCCGCTCATTGGTCAATGGATCGACAATGCTCACGTCATTCCGTCGGTGAGGGCGGCGGCGTTTGCCTTTTTGTTCGTGCCGGTTATGGCGGGATTGAGAGGATATTTTCAAGGTTTGCAAAATATGCTTCCGACTGCTATCTCCCAAGTGACGGAGCAGGCGATACGGGTAAGCGTGATGATTATGCTGTTGCTGCTCATGCTGTCACAAGGAGCGGGGGCGGATATGATTGCCGCCGGAGCAGTGTTTGGTTCAGCAGCAGGCGGAGCAGCGGGCTTGGTCGTCATGTTGCTCTATTGGCGAAATCACAGGAAGAGGCCTAGAAGGCAAGGGACGGACATGGCGACAGTGCAAGCACAAACTGGAGAGCTACACCCAGCGGAAAGCAACGGTGCCTTGCTAAAGGCGCTGCTGCGTTATGCCTTGCCTGTTTGCCTTGGAGCGCTAGCCGTTCCGTTAATTAGTCTGGTTGACACATTTACCGTACCTCGATTGTTAAAGCAGGAGGGTTTGGACGATACTGCGGTTATGGTGGCCTTTGGCGTGTATAACCGAGGTCTGCCGCTGGTACAGCTAGTCATGATGTTTGCCACCACCCTGTCGGCATTATTCATTCCATCGCTGGCTGAGGCGCGGGTGACCGGCGGTACGGAGCTGGCACGTCGCCAGTGCGAGCAATCGCTGCGCTGGTTTTGGTTACTGGGACTAGCCGCTGCGACAGGCTTGATCGTGCTGGCTGTGCCCGTCAATGTGATGCTGTATGCGGACGACACCGGCAGCGGGGTCATGCGCTGGATGGCGCTAACCGCCGTAGGCGGCACGCTCAGCATCATCTCGGCTGCGCTGCTGCAAGGGCTTGGCGCGGTTCGCGCGCCGGCTCTGGCGATGCTCGCGGCCGCAGTAGCCAAGGCGCTGCTAAACTGGCTGCTCGTGCCGCAGCTAGGCACGGCTGGAGCCGCCATTGCGGGGGCTGTCGCCTATCTGCTGGCGGCGGTGATCAACATCGTGCTGCTGGCTCGCTTGGTAGGCCTGCGTGGGAGCTGGTCCGCCAGCGTGCTCAAGCCGGCGGCACTGCTTATCGCCCTGGCTGGTGCGGCCGGGGCGGCGATGTGGGGCACCAGCGCTGTGCTGGGTGCTTTGGGGTGGGCTGCCGGAGGTCGTGCCACGGCAGCCGCGGAGAGCCTGCTGGGCGTAGCCGCAGGCGCCGTAGTGTTCGTGATCGGCCTCGCACGCTTGAGGCTGATCACGGAAGCCGAGCTTGTGGCGGTGCCCAAGCTCGGACGCCCGCTGGCAGCCGTGCTGCGCAGGCTGCGTGTACTGACGTAG
- a CDS encoding RNA-binding S4 domain-containing protein, with protein MRLDKFLKVSRLIKRRTVAKDVSEQGRVLVNGREAKPSSAVKVGDEITVQFGQKLVTVRVERLADTTRKDEAASMYTLVKEEPIARDNGLNW; from the coding sequence ATGCGTCTTGATAAATTCTTGAAAGTCTCGCGGCTGATTAAGCGGCGTACGGTAGCCAAGGACGTCTCCGAACAAGGGAGAGTGCTGGTGAACGGACGCGAAGCCAAGCCGAGCAGTGCGGTCAAAGTAGGCGATGAAATTACCGTCCAGTTTGGCCAGAAGCTGGTGACCGTGCGAGTGGAACGGCTCGCCGACACTACACGCAAGGACGAGGCTGCAAGTATGTACACTTTGGTAAAGGAAGAGCCTATTGCCAGGGACAATGGTTTGAACTGGTAA